The following is a genomic window from Methanoplanus sp. FWC-SCC4.
GTGTCCGTTACCAGGTCACAGCAGTCAACAATGTGTGCCTTCGCGAAATGGTTCTCGGCAGAAAGGAGAAGCCACGCAGGTGATTTAAATGAGTGCAGAAGAAATCGCAGCAGAAAATGTTGAGGCCCAGGTTTCAGAAGAGGAAACAAAAAATACAAACCTTCTCTTCAACAAGTGGGATCTCTCCGAAGTCAAGATCAACGACCCAGGTCTGGTTCGCTACGTAAGTGTTGACTCATTAATTGTTCCACATTCATGTGGAAGAAAACAGAAACAGCAGTTTGCAAAGTCCGAGATGCTCATCGTAGAGCGCTTAATCAACAGACTCATGCAGAATGAGGCAAACACCGGCAAAAAAGAGCTTACAACCCGTATCGTAAAGGACGCATTCGATATTGTCAACCAGAAGACAAAGAGAAACCCGGTAGAGGTTTTAATCGATGCAATAGGAAACGCAGGACCTCGTGAAGAGACAGTTCGTCTCAAGTACGGTGGTATCAATGTGCCAAAGTCAGTAGATACAGCACCACAGCGCCGTATCGACTCAGCACTTTACTTCATTGCCCGCGGTGTATACCAGGCAAGCCACAAGAAGAAGAGATCCGCAGCTGCATGCCTTGCAGATGAGCTTATCGCCGCTGCCGCAGGGGATTCACGCAGTTTCGCTGTTGCAAAGAAGGAAGAACGCGAGCGTGTTGCAAAATCTGCACGCTAATCAAATACTTTTTTTGGTGACTTAATATGACCAGACGAAAAAAGATGGTAGAAAGAGTGACGGAACTGATGGGCACCCCTGAGAGGATCAGAAACATCGGTATCGTCGCTCACATTGATCACGGTAAAACAACACTCTCCGACAACCTTCTTGCCGGTGCAGGTATGATCAGCGAAGAGATAGCCGGTAAGGCCTGCTGGATGGATTCCGATGAGGAAGAACAGGCACGTGGTATCACAATTGATTCTTCTAATGTTTCAATGGTTCACTCATACGACAACCAGGAGTATCTCATCAACATGATTGATACACCAGGTCACGTAGACTTTGGTGGTGACGTAACACGTGCAATGCGTGCCGTTGACGGTGCTGTTGTTCTTGTAGATGCTGTTGAAGGTACAATGCCACAGACAGAGACTGTTCTTCGTCAGGCATTAAAAGAGGGTGTAAAGCCTGTTCTTTTCGTAAACAAAGTCGACCGTTTAATCAACGAACTTAAAGTCGATGAAGTCGAGATGCAGATCCGCCTTGGAAAGGTAATCGACAAGGTTAACAAGCTCATTAAGGGAATGAACGAGGAAGCCTACAAAAACGGCTGGAAACTTGATGCAGCAAAAGGAACGGTTGCATTCGGTTCAGCTCTTTACAACTGGGCTATCTCCGTCCCTTACATGAAGTCAAGCGGTATTACATTCAAGGATATTTACGAAAAGTGCACAACAAACGACATGAAGTGGCTTGGAAAGAACAGTCCTCTGTGTGAAGTTGTTCTTGATATGGTCGTAAGAAACCTTCCAAATCCTCTGGATGCACAGAAGCGTCGTGTTCCTATCATCTGGCAACACGGAACCCCTGATACAACAGAAGGAAAATCAATGCTTGCATGCGATCCAAACGGACCTGCATGTCTGATGGTTACCGACATTTCATTTGATCCGCACGCAGGAGAGGTTTCAACAGGACGTCTCTTCTCAGGTACCTTAAAACGCGGAACAGAATGCTATGTTATGGGTACTGCACTGAAAGTAAACCGCCTTACACAGGTAGGTATTTTCATGGGTGCTGAAAGAATTGAAGTGGAATCACTCCCGGCAGGAAATATTGCCGCTGTCACCGGTTTAAAGGACGCTATCGTCGGATCAACCGTTTCAACCCTGAGGGAAATGACTCCGTTTGAATCACTCAAGCACTATTCAGAGCCTGTAATGACAGTAGCTGTCGAAGCAAAGAACATGAAGGATCTTCCAAAACTCGTTACAGTTCTCCGTCAGGTCGCAAAGGAAGACCCGACAGTTAAGGTAACAATTGATGAGGAGACAGGAGAGCACCTTATTTCAGGTATGGGTGAACTTCACTTAGAGATCATCACCGGACGTATTGCACGTGACAAGGGTGTAGAGATCGTTACATCACCGCCGATTGTTGTTTACCGTGAGACAATCTCCGGAACAGCAGGTCCGGTTGAAGGTAAGTCACCAAACCGCCACAACAGATTCTACATTGAGCTTGAGCCAATTGCACCTGAGATTGTTCAGAAGATTAAGGACAATGAAATCTCAATGGATCTTCCACAGCTTGAACGCCGTGATGTTTTAATTGAGGCAGGCTTTGATAAGGATGAGGCAAAGAACCTTGTTGCAATCGAAGGAACAAACATGTTCTTCGACATGACAAAGGGTATTCAGTACCTCAACGAAACAATGGAGCTTGTTCTTGAAGGATGGCGTGAGGCCCTTGCAGGCGGCCCTCTTGCAGATGAACAGGTCCAGAATGTTAAGATTAAACTTGTCGATGTTAAGCTTCACGAGGATGCAATCCACCGTGGACCTGCACAGGTAATTCCGGCTGTAAGATCTGCTGTAAAGGCAGGTGTCCTGCTTGCAGGAGATACACTCCTTGAACCTATGCAGATCCTCCAGATCACAGTGCCTCAGGAACACATGGGTAGTGCAACAGGCATGGTCCAGGGACGCCGTGGTCAGGTATATGATATGAAATCAGAGGGAGACACAATGACCGTTGTTGGTAAGGCTCCGGTTGCAGAACTCTTTGGTTTTGCAGGCGATGTCCGCTCTGCAACAGAAGGTCGTGCAATGTGGTCAACCGAGTTTGCAGGATTCGACATGGTTCCTGCAGGAATGCTCAAAGAAGTTGTTACAGAAATCAGAAAGCGCAAGGGTCTTAAAGAACAGATTCCTGAGCCTGCTGATTATCTGGCATAATACTTTTTTTTATTACTAATTCTGTTTAATTCAGGAAATCTCCCTGTCCGAAAGCATGATCTTGATTAATCAGATGTTTTCTATACCGGCAGTAAAATTTTCAAAAAAGCAGTTCGATCTTCTAAGTTTTTGTTACGGGGAAATAGATGTCGCGACATTATTGTTTCTGCCAATAAGAGGCCTTTGCTGTTTGCAATTGCAGGAAAAATGTGCGCAACAAGAATGCCACAATATATAAAATAAATACAATAAAAAAAATCAGGCCCTGTTTTAATTTAATTTATATCATATAATTATCAATCTATATCATATTGACATATAAACAAATTTGGCAATATAAAGTAAAAAATAGTTCATTTTAGCCTTTTTTGACAAAATTTAATTTTCATATTTTTTAAATAATAATATTAAAAGACTATTAATTTAAAGAGCTCAAAAGATAGATTAAATTTTCAAATAAGATTATATCTTGATCTCATAATTCTATGATAATCATTGTTTTTTACATATATATTATTTGATTGATTTTTGTTTGATAATTGAATAACTTTTTATCTTTTTGATGAACTATTCTTTTGATAATTTTTTATAAATATCAAAAACCCTCACGGAAACAACGTGCTGAAATATCCAAAATAGATTAATAAAAAAATGGACATTGAAGGTCTTACCCGCATCCCGATACCAGGGTGCCCACGGGAAGTTGCTATGAAACCGGACCAAAAATCCGGTTTTTTATTAACCAGCTTTAGCAATATGCGGCAGAAGGCAGGAGGAAAGAAAAGATATGAAAACCGAAGGTAACAGCATCGTAGTACACCACATCGATGCTAAAAGAAAAGAATTGCTTCAGAATCTCGCAAAAGAACACGGGACACCGATTTTTGTTGTCGATCACGAGCAGATTAGAAAAAATTACAGGCAATTTAAGAAACACCTGCCAAATGTCCAGGTATATTATGCAGTTAAGGCTAATTCAAACCCTGATATTATAAAGACACTTTATGATATAGGATGCAGTTTTGATGTGGCATCAATGCCGGAGTTTATGCTTGTTTATGAAAACATCAAACATCTGCCGGAGAGCGAACAGCTTGACTGGATTTACAATAAAATAATCTATGCAAACACAATCAAACCCAAAGAGACCCTTCAGGCCCTTGATCACTATCAGCCTCTTGTAACATTTGACAACATTGAAGAGCTTAAAAAAATTAAGAAATTCGGACCAAATGCAGGGCTTGTTTTGAGAATAAGGGTGCCAAATACCGGCTCAATGGTTGAGTTGTCCTCAAAGTTTGGAGCAGAGTCAGGCGATGCGGTTGATCTGATTGAGGAAGCAGTTAACATGGGACTTACAGTTGAAGGTCTAAGTTTTCATGTCGGCAGCCAGTGTACCAATTTTGAAAATTACATTCAGGCACTTGAACTATCAGCAAATATTCTTAAAGAAGCCTGGACCCGTACAGGAGAGAAAATCAAACTCCTTGATATCGGCGGAGGTTTTCCTGTCAAATATCATCCGGGGGTTAAATCAATCAGGACACTTGCTAAAAAGATAAACAAAGAAATTGAGCGTTTATTGCCGCCTGACATTCAGATTATGGCAGAACCGGGAAGATTCCTTGTGGCTAACTCCTGCACCCTTGTTTCAAAGGTTATAGGGAAGGCATTTCGTGACGGTAAACCGGGCTATTACATAAATGATGGTGTATATCACACATATTCCGGTCAGGTTTTCGACCACTGCACGTACCCTGTTCTTTCCTTTAAGGAAGGGGAAACACAGATATCTGCTGTATTCGGCCCCACATGTGATGCATTTGACACAATCACACTCTCTGCCGAGCTTCCCGAGCTTGAGATTGACGATCTTGTGTATTCAGAGAATATCGGAGCATATTCACATGCTTCATCGACATACTTTAACGGATTCCCCCCGGCTAAGGTTGTTCATATAAATAAACAGGTATAGAGAAAAACAGGTTCGTGAAAGGGAATTAAATTTCTGAAAGTTTTCAGAACTGCTCCTTTTTTTGAAACCTGCAAATATCCCTCTTTTTTTGTTTTACGGATAAATATCAGGAATAAGAATGTCCGCAAATACTGAAACAATTTACTGACAAATAAAGATATTCCGGATATAGAAAACATTAAAACAGCCATTTTTGCGTCCTTGGAATCAAAAAAGAGTGTCATTTAAAATCTCCTATGTATTTTCAATTTATGCACTAGCAGAGGTGTGACTCAGTTTTTTGTTGGAGAGTCAGTCACCTCCAAAATTTCAATCCACACACCCGTGAAGGGTGTGACGTCAGGACGCTATTAAATATCTTAAATGGGCAGCATTTCAATCCACACACCCGTGAAGGGTGTGACTATGAGATATTCAACGCTGACCGGGTGATCGGAATTTCAATCCACACACCCGTGAAGGGTGTGACCGCCGCGTGTTGTGTCTCCTCAGTATTGTGATTATCTTATTTCAATCCACACACCCGTGAAGGGTGTGACGAGGATATGTCCTGCGTGATGACATCTCTATTGAATTTCAATCCACACACCCGTGAAGGGTGTGACCGGAGTGATGAGGAGATAGATGACATTTTGACTATTTCAATCCACACACCCGTGAAGGGTGTGACCTAGACGAAACCATTGCAGCGCTTGGCGTAATGATTTCAATCCACACACCCGTGAAGGGTGTGACCCTTCCATTCATACGGCTGTTTAGTGTTAGGGTATTTCAATCCACACACCCGTGAAGGGTGTGACAAATATATTGAGAACACAAATACAGATACTTCTGATTTCAATCCACACACCCGTGAAGGGTGTGACATGCCCGCACTTCTCAGGCTCACTTGACGGTATAGATTTCAATCCACACACCCGTGAAGGGTGTGACTCAGATGAAGAAATGGAAAATGCGAAAGAAATCAATATTTCAATCCACACACCCGTGAAGGGTGTGACATTTATAGTGCTCTCTATATTGCATGAGTGCACCAATTTCAATCCACACACCCGTGAAGGGTGTGACACATGAGAAAAAAGACAAAACTATAATGAGAAAAATTTCAATCCACACACCCGTGAAGGGTGTGACTCTCCTTTTCCATTGACAAAAACGCTGCCGTCCGATTTCAATCCACACACCCGTGAAGGGTGTGACATATGATAGTTGGCGTGTTACCATACAGGACGGTAATTTCAATCCACACACCCGTGAAGGGTGTGACCTGATAAAAAACAAAGAACGTGTAAAATATGCGGATTTCAATCCACACACCCGTGAAGGGTGTGACAAGATAAAGCCGCGGAACAGGAAAAAACTCCATCGATTTCAATCCACACACCCGTGAAGGGTGTGACTTTGATTTTACGCGGGATATGGTCGCGGGTAAAATTTCAATCCACACACCCGTGAAGGGTGTGACTTCATCGATAATTATGTTTGTAGCCATAAATTTTATTTCAATCCACACACCCGTGAAGGGTGTGACACGGCTATATATATGCAACAAAAGAATTAATTATTATTTCAATCCACACACCCGTGAAGGGTGTGACCAGCACTTGTTATTGCCCCCCTTCCGCCGAGATTATTTCAATCCACACACCCGTGAAGGGTGTGACCTACAGGCTTTTTATACGATAAAACATTTACATCATTTCAATCCACACACCCGTGAAGGGTGTGACAAGCATCGAAAGCAACAGGAAGCAGGAACGCAATAAATTTCAATCCACACACCCGTGAAGGGTGTGACCATCTAATGATACCATACATCCGGTGTGCTGGATATTTCAATCCACACACCCGTGAAGGGTGTGACGAGCGCTTTAGCTCCTTACGCTTAATTTCCATTTTAATTTCAATCCACACACCCGTGAAGGGTGTGACATTTTAGAAAATATTTTTAACGGGATTCTAATTATTTCAATCCACACACCCGTGAAGGGTGTGACTTAATTTTCCCTGCCATTCGCTGTAAAATACGCCGTATTTCAATCCACACACCCGTGAAGGGTGTGACGCCGGCATGTCGGCATCTGATGCCAAGGTGCATAAATTTCAATCCACACACCCGTGAAGGGTGTGACGAAGTTCTGGCCGCCATAAATGACGAACAGTTTAAATTTCAATCCACACACCCGTGAAGGGTGTGACATCTTTTAATTTTTGCGAATCATCAACAAATTTTGATTTCAATCCACACACCCGTGAAGGGTGTGACCTGCCTGTGCCTGGCCGTTTCTCCTGAGCGTCTGATTTCAATCCACACACCCGTGAAGGGTGTGACTATGTTATCTGGACAAAACAATAAAATTACCAAAAATTTCAATCCACACACCCGTGAAGGGTGTGACTATATGAAAATGTTTTTTATTACAACATTTCTTGATTTCAATCCACACACCCGTGAAGGGTGTGACCAAAGGCGCGGGACTTAAGATCCCGTTTCGTAGATTTCAATCCACACACCCGTGAAGGGTGTGACGATTATGAAAACAACTTACCTATAGACAACAAAATTTCAATCCACACACCCGTGAAGGGTGTGACTAGGCGCTCCAAACGTATTTGTCCAAATAACCGATATTTCAATCCACACACCCGTGAAGGGTGTGACAAAACAAATATGTACCCTACGAAGGCGACCGAAGATTTCAATCCACACACCCGTGAAGGGTGTGACTGCATTCTTCTATCCAACTGATGCATTTATCCGTATTTCAATCCACACACCCGTGAAGGGTGTGACAGGTAGATCTACTAATGCCTTAAATGATTTTTCGTATTTCAATCCACACACCCGTGAAGGGTGTGACGGGTTCTATTTCAAAATCTTCAATTATATAGTTTATTTCAATCCACACACCCGTGAAGGGTGTGACTCTAAACTAATCAGTTCAATAACATAATCTCCTGAAACAGGAGAACATGGATGAAAATGATTACATCATCTAATATAAACAGCCATTATAATATTTCTTTCTAAAACAAAACGGCATAAAAATACATCTGCCGCACTATATAATAAATATAGAATTAATAAAAATGGTTATTTAAAAAATATTTTTACTTTTTTTTACTTTTAATATCACAGAAATCACCTGCAAAACACCTGGAAAAATGGAAAGATTATTATACTGATCTTTAATTTTCTCCGCGAACCTCCCCGGAAAAACATGTGAGCTTAGGGTTCGCAAAAAATCATGTAATCAAAATACCCTCAGGATCATAACCCTCCTTTGCACCAAAATGCTCGACCCTGTTCTTCCAGTTCTTGCCAAGATAATAAAACCTCAGACTGTCCTTCTCCTCATCAATTATACCGCAAAGGGAGTGTTTAAGCTTTGCAAACTGGGCAGGATCCAAAAGGCATTCAAAAACGGAATTCTGAACCCTCTGACCATAGTTCACACACTCCTTTGCAACCTTACGAAGTCTCCTCTTACCGCCCTCAGACTCAGTACTTACATCATATGTAACCAGAACCA
Proteins encoded in this region:
- a CDS encoding elongation factor EF-2 — its product is MTRRKKMVERVTELMGTPERIRNIGIVAHIDHGKTTLSDNLLAGAGMISEEIAGKACWMDSDEEEQARGITIDSSNVSMVHSYDNQEYLINMIDTPGHVDFGGDVTRAMRAVDGAVVLVDAVEGTMPQTETVLRQALKEGVKPVLFVNKVDRLINELKVDEVEMQIRLGKVIDKVNKLIKGMNEEAYKNGWKLDAAKGTVAFGSALYNWAISVPYMKSSGITFKDIYEKCTTNDMKWLGKNSPLCEVVLDMVVRNLPNPLDAQKRRVPIIWQHGTPDTTEGKSMLACDPNGPACLMVTDISFDPHAGEVSTGRLFSGTLKRGTECYVMGTALKVNRLTQVGIFMGAERIEVESLPAGNIAAVTGLKDAIVGSTVSTLREMTPFESLKHYSEPVMTVAVEAKNMKDLPKLVTVLRQVAKEDPTVKVTIDEETGEHLISGMGELHLEIITGRIARDKGVEIVTSPPIVVYRETISGTAGPVEGKSPNRHNRFYIELEPIAPEIVQKIKDNEISMDLPQLERRDVLIEAGFDKDEAKNLVAIEGTNMFFDMTKGIQYLNETMELVLEGWREALAGGPLADEQVQNVKIKLVDVKLHEDAIHRGPAQVIPAVRSAVKAGVLLAGDTLLEPMQILQITVPQEHMGSATGMVQGRRGQVYDMKSEGDTMTVVGKAPVAELFGFAGDVRSATEGRAMWSTEFAGFDMVPAGMLKEVVTEIRKRKGLKEQIPEPADYLA
- the cas2 gene encoding CRISPR-associated endonuclease Cas2 — encoded protein: MMVLVTYDVSTESEGGKRRLRKVAKECVNYGQRVQNSVFECLLDPAQFAKLKHSLCGIIDEEKDSLRFYYLGKNWKNRVEHFGAKEGYDPEGILIT
- a CDS encoding 30S ribosomal protein S7; the protein is MSAEEIAAENVEAQVSEEETKNTNLLFNKWDLSEVKINDPGLVRYVSVDSLIVPHSCGRKQKQQFAKSEMLIVERLINRLMQNEANTGKKELTTRIVKDAFDIVNQKTKRNPVEVLIDAIGNAGPREETVRLKYGGINVPKSVDTAPQRRIDSALYFIARGVYQASHKKKRSAAACLADELIAAAAGDSRSFAVAKKEERERVAKSAR
- a CDS encoding type III PLP-dependent enzyme, which encodes MKTEGNSIVVHHIDAKRKELLQNLAKEHGTPIFVVDHEQIRKNYRQFKKHLPNVQVYYAVKANSNPDIIKTLYDIGCSFDVASMPEFMLVYENIKHLPESEQLDWIYNKIIYANTIKPKETLQALDHYQPLVTFDNIEELKKIKKFGPNAGLVLRIRVPNTGSMVELSSKFGAESGDAVDLIEEAVNMGLTVEGLSFHVGSQCTNFENYIQALELSANILKEAWTRTGEKIKLLDIGGGFPVKYHPGVKSIRTLAKKINKEIERLLPPDIQIMAEPGRFLVANSCTLVSKVIGKAFRDGKPGYYINDGVYHTYSGQVFDHCTYPVLSFKEGETQISAVFGPTCDAFDTITLSAELPELEIDDLVYSENIGAYSHASSTYFNGFPPAKVVHINKQV